The genomic region CGGCAGCACCCAGCCTGGATCGGATGGGGAGCCTTCCTGCACCTCCCTGGAGAAGCCGAGCTGAGTATCCAGGATACAACCCCAGCGTAGGGGTCACCCGGAGGGCCAGTGACCCGGCCCGGGCTGTTGACCGCCCTGCCCCAGCCAGAGTCCAGCGGTTCAAGAGCTTGGGCTGTGTCCACACGCCCCCCACCATGGCAGGGGGAGGACGGAACTTCGATCCCCAACTCCCAACCGCTGTCTACTCACCACAGCCCCCCAGCATCACTGAGAATGTCGCCATGGATACCAGAGGGCTGCCCGAGGAGCCAGAAGGTGGGACCTCCATGATAGGCAGTGGCCTAAACCCCTATATGGACTTCCCATCCACTGATACTTTGGGATATGGGGGACCTGAGGGGGCAGCGGCTGAACCTTATGGAGCTAGGGGTCCAGGCTCCCTGCCTCTTGGGCCTGGTCCACCCACCAATTATGGGCCAAACCCCTGTCCCCAGCAGGTCTCCTATCCTGAACCCCCCCCTGAACCATGGGCTGAGTTCCCTTCCCACTCCGGGCTGTACCCAGGCCCCAAGGCTCCAGCTGGAGTCTACAGTCAGTGTCCTCGTCTTGAACATTACGGACAAGTGCAGGTCAAGCCAGAACAGGGGTGTCCAGTGGGTTCTGATTCCACAGGACTGGCGCCCTGCCTCAATGCTCACCCCAGTGATGGGCCTCCTCGCCCACAGCCTCTGTTCTCCCACtacccccagcctccccctccccaataTCCCCAGTCAGGTGCCTATACCCAGCCACCCCCTGATTATCTTCCTTCAGAGCCCAGGCCTGGCCTGGATTTTGATTCCCCCACTCACTCCACAGGGCAACTGAAGGCTCAGCTGGTGTGTAATTATGTTCAGTCTCAACAGGAACTgctctgggagggtgggggcaggggagatcCCCCAGTCCAGGAACCTCTCTACCAGAGTCCCAAGTTTCTAGGGGGTTCCCAGGTTAGCCCAAGCCCTGCCAAGGGTCCAATGGCCACATATGGACCTGGCTTTGCACCTAACTTGCCCAATCACAAGTCGGGCTCCTATCCCGCCCCTCCACCCTGCCATGAAAATTTTGCAGTGGGGGCAAACAAGGCCCCCCATAGGGCAACAGCACCACCCCGACTTCTGCCCCCACTGCCCACTTGCTATGGGACCCTCAAGGCAGGGAGCACCAACCCCAGTTGTGGTCATCCTGAGGTGGGCAGGCTGGGAGGGGGTCCTGCCTTGTACGCTCCTCCTGAAGGGCAGGTATGCAACCCTCTGGACTCTCTCGACCTTGACAACACTCAGCTGGACTTTGTGGCTATTCTGGATGAGGCCCAGGGGCTGagtcctcccccttctcatgaTCAGGGGGACAGCTCTGAACacaccccacctccctctgggCCCCCCAACATGGCTGTGGGCAACATGAGTATCTTACTGGGATCCCTGCCTGGGGAGACACAATTCCTCAACTCTAGCACCTGAAGAGTGAGGAATCCCAGGAATCACAGATCCATTTCCTAAGGGGTTTCCATTCCGGCAGAGAAGTTGGGATGAGGAGCCATAGCCCCCTGGGATGCCCCAGGGATGGGAGGTATGGGTTGGGGCTGTATACCTTGTGTATATGTTTTGGGGAGGAATTTGTAATGACACTGTTTCTGGATAATAAAGGAACTGCATCAGAAAGCGCCCTGCTTTACACTTTACTATCTTGGGGGGGTGGTGATGACAGGGAACAAGAAGAGAAGTAAAGGTTAATCCACCTACTTCCCTTTTTTGGaaggctcccccaccccatcccaaccCCTCAGGTCAGACTCACAAAGACAGTCATCTGGGAGACACAGGATTTAATGGGATGTCCTCAAAACAGAACATCCActatccccaccaccaccaaagggTAGCTAACAGAGATCAGTGGAAACatgtttttgtcttcttccttGCCCCAGTCAGGGGAAAAGGCTGGTGAAGTCAGTGAGCATGAGTTGGACTAGCTGCCCAGGGTAGAGAGCATGGGCGGCTGGGTCAGATGTCTCCTGCTCTGGCCGAAATAGGGTTGGCCCAAACACAATTCCCAGGTTGTGCGGGGTCATGCGGTTCTTATCTGAGTGTGCTATCACCCTGTGGGCAAAGATCAAGAGAAGGGGCTATAATGCAGCAGCTTCCCCACTTCAAATAAATCTAACCCTTCAAAGGGATGAGCAGCAAAGAGTTCACTTTGGGACCCCTCCATGTGGTTGGTGGCTGAAGGAAACCAAGCAGAGAGCCGCAAGGGGCATGAAGATGGGACCAGTAGAGACACCTTCAGGATACAAGTTGGAAAATACAACCCAGGAGATGCCTGCCTCTTCCCAGCCCCTAGAGTCCTCTTTTTTCACAGATTAGGCGACTCGAATTCAAATGGCTCTCCTCTCTCAGAAGCCACTGCCCAGGCCCAGCTCAGCCACGGAAGCCATGAGCACGGTCCCAACAGGAGACAAAGAGGCCGGGGGAAGGGAGCGGTGAGATGGCCCTCATTTCTCTCACAGCATCCCTGGGCATCTCTTGATCCCCATTTTCCCACTTGATGCCCTGCCCGGGGGTTGCCTGTTTCCTCCATCTGCCCACTAAACAGGTGAGAAACCTAGGTGTCCCCTACCTTCACTGCTTCTGAACACAGTCCCCGCTGCATGCCCCACTCCACCCTCCCTCCGCGTACGCAGAGATGTTCAGTCGTCCTGACCTGCATAAATGTTCCAGGAGGTACCGCAGAGTGTCACGGTTGGGCTTGGGCATCGAGCCTAGTAATTCTCGTATCTGAGAGAGGCGCTGCTCTGATTCAGAGACTGctagagagaaaaagggaagggaagggcatGGGGGGTGAGGCTATGGAAGGTGCTAGGGAAGGGTGGGTAAACTTGCTACTCTTTCCCACGCCCACAGAAGACACCATTAATGTACCACTGCTTTCTTTTCCGCTGAACCTAACtgcagctttattattattatttttttaagattttatttttaaagggcacctgggtggctcagtcgttaagcgtctgccttcagctcaggtcatgatcccaggatcctgggatggagccccgaatcgggctccctgctcagtgggaagcctgcttctccctctcccactccccctacttgtgttccctctctcactgtctctctctctgtcaaaacataaataaaatctttaattgtcacaaacttaaaaaaaaaaaagattttatttttaagtaatctctacacccaacatgaggctcaaagtcacaaccctgagatcaagagtcaaatgttctaccgactgagccagccaggagcccccgcAACTGCAGCTTTAGAATTCTTTTTAAGTCAGCCCTCtaaacattcacacacacacacaaataataacTGGAGTTGGCACAGGAGTTGAAAGTCGTTTTCCATCTCTGTGCTCAGTTTGGAATAGAAGGGTGTAAGGGAAACTCTATTCTTTACCCTTCACGCCCCACCCCCATACCAAGGGTATTGCCCAAAGTTCTCATCCCTTACCAAGGGCAGCACGAAAATGGGGCAGCAGCATTGGGGGCACCAGAGGCTGGGGTAGCTCCCTGAGAAAAAGCTTCAGGGCTCCAGTGACCACGTGAATATCATCCCACTCAGCACTGTCCAAATCTAATCGGCCTtctgggaggagaaggaggtaCAGAGGGGCTCAGGGCTCATGAAGGGCCAGAGAGATCCAGAGACTGAGAGGTCAGGAGTTTGGGAGAAGATCCAGTTAAGGCAGACCACAGAAATACCTAGGAGATCCACAGGGGGGCAAGGCAgcagaggtggggatggggacaaCCCACCCAGGGGCAGGACACAGGGATCCAGAAGGAATAGGGAGGATGTCAGATGTTTTAAGGGTCTGAGGGGCCTTCCACGAAAGTACCTTGTCCTGGCTGTTCTGGGAACACGTACCTCCCATCGGAGGTGACCGCCCGCTCTGCAACATGGATGAGAAGAGATCAAGAGCTAAGCCATTTAGTTCTAGCCAGACCTCCCCATTCTGCCAGCTTCCTGAGAAACTGCCTGTGGTTCCGAGGCATGAAATTCCTAGTACCACCACAAGCCCACAAACCTTCTCACCTCTGTCCACCAGGAAGCGAAGTTTCTGGACCACCGCCAGGTTCCCGCTCACCCGGTAAATGCCATCCACATCTAGACCTGGGAGATGAGGCAGAGAGCAAATAAGGATTCCTGCtctaagttattattttttttaaagattttatttattcgagacacagagatacagagagagagagagaaagcatgagcaggggcagagggagagggagagggagaagcaggctcctcgctgagccaggagcccgatgtggggctcgatcccaggaccctgggatcatgacctgagctgaaggcagacgcttaaccatctgagccacccaggtgcccctcctgctCTAAATTAAATAAGGATTCCTGCTGAAACCTGTGTAAGGTGAGGACTGGTGAGAGATGCAAGGGTGGAGAGGAATAAGGCAGAAGGAAGACTagggtggaggaggtggggaatTCTAGGCCTTGGCCCATTGGAAGGGGAGGTTGTGGGGTCTCTGGAAAAGTGACCTCTCTTATCCACAGCAGCAATGCAGAGCCGCACAAAGCTGGGCACGGTGTCCCCTTCTCTCTGGCACAGTGATTCCAACTGGCAGCCAAACACCTGGTCTGGAGAGGCACAGAGTGAGGTGGGAGGCCAGTGGGAGCCTCACCCATGGAAGCTCTTAGCACGGGTTTTCACCCCAAAGTTGGGCTGGCCCTCCTGGCTGCCTTTTctagcgcccccccccccccacgcaagGAGGTGCACCCTTCCTCCCCTAAAATTAAGCAGTAGAGGAGCAGAAGATCGCTGATCTAGTTCTGGGACGTTCTACTGTGAGTCTCACTGAAGTTTTCTCATCCACGAAGCGGGCTGATGCCCAGATGAGGAATATAAACGTGCTTGCAAAACTACTACAGCAGGTACGGAGGAGAAGGGTGCCCCTGGCCCAGCCCACCTCACCTCGGAGCAGCCCACGCTCCTGCAGGCTTTGCAAGGGTGGTCTCTTTGCGATAAGCCGCTTTAGTTTGCTCCGGACGCGGTTCTGCTCCGTTCCTTCGGGACACCGACCTGTAGGAGCAGGTGGAATGAGGGCCCGAGAGCGCCGCGGGGAAGGAGCCCACCGAGCCGGGACacgcgcccccggccccgcccacccGAGGCCCGCCCCTCACTGGAGCTCCGGCGGCCGCTGATCCGCAACAGTGGCTTGGACACCGGCTCCGACTCCTCTTCGTCGTCCTCCCCGCCGCTCAGCTCCTCCAGCTCTGCCGGCCCCGAACCTGACTGACGCAGTTCCAGGGGGTTCTCTCGATCCTAGACCCGGAAGGGCGAGGTGGGCCGAGTCGGAGattggaagagaggagagagaaatctgCGCCCCCCAGCTCGACGCAAGGAGGCCCTAGCCGGCTGCTGGGGTCCCACGTaccagccccaccccagggccctaCACTGAGACCACCCTGCCCCCTACTACCCCCGAATCCTACtgttccttccccactccctctgtcccacccggGCCGAGCCTCTCCCCGGACTCTGCCCCACCATCTCCCACCCATCTCACCAGGCGTTCGATGACCGCCCGCAGCGCGCGGTGCCAGGCTCGCAACTCGGACTCCTGGTCTGATTGCAGCAGGAACTCGTGGCCAGGGACCGTGCGGATCTGAGGGACCAGCGGAGAAAGGGCTTGCTTGAGTCAGCGGGGAGGAGCACAAAAAGCTGGGAGGCCGAGCGGAAGACCTGTGCGGGAAACCCGGAGCACACCTTCGGGTCGGGTGGAGCTTTGGGTACGCGCAGGAGGCACTCACGTGCAGGACGTTGCGGCGGCTGGACAGGTGGCGGCCGTGGGCCAGGGCGGCTCCGCGCAGGTCCACGCTGCTTTCGGGTCGGCTACCCGCTGGTCCCTGGCAattgggagaaactgaggccctgttCCCCTCGTTGCCTCCCTCCCACCCGGGGGACTGCGAGGACACGGGAAGCTGTGCTTCTTCCTCTActcccccctctcccacctccgCCCCACAGCTGGCCTGAGGCTGTAGGAATCGGGCCCGAACCCTTTCCcgcacgccccctccccccctccctcacACTCACCCAGATTGAGGAGGGCGCGGCGGGCGGTGGCTCCCGGTAGAACACCAAGCTGTTACCTGCTAATACCACCCAAGAGGGGCTCCAGTTCTTCCTgcgggggcggagggggcagTGGTAGTAGGGCAGAGGTCAGTTAGAATCACGTGGGGAGGGCGCTCTTCCCGCACTCGGCTCCAGGGAATCCAGCCGCCCAAGCCCCTGCGGTATTCCCGGGTCCTGTCACCTGAGCTTCCGCCCCCCCAGGGCGATCTTGGTCACGTTGAGCAGGCCCGACTTTTCCACCTCCTGGGGAGTGGAGCGAGGGGTATTAGTAAGCCACCCAGCGCCCCGCACAGCCCCCACGGCTTTCCCAAGGGGGGGGGGTCGTGTCCCAGGAGTGAGGTCCTTTACGATTGGGCGGGTGGCGGAGGCTGCGTAAGAGAGGATACCCAGAGAACACTCAGAAAGAGGAAGACGTTTCTAAAGGAGCAggaattggggggtggggcagtgagGTTTTTGCCTGCACAAGGAAGTGGGTTTCTTACATGGGGGTCATCCAGGACCTGCGGCAGAGGTCGAGAGGGCTCCAAGGCTAAAGGCTGGTCCGAGGGGTGGAGCTGGGAGGTGCGCTGGCCGAGGTAGGGTGaaccctgggagggagggaatcgGAGAAACAGGTGGAGGAAACGTCAACTTCGGAGTCCCGGCTATAGGGGGAAGAGGGGTGCGGATGTGGGTGAGAGGCAGGGGGTGTGATGGGTTACAAATGAATGTCTTGCATAAAAGAGTGTAGTAAAAAGATGACTTTTCCTGCATGTGATCAGGAGGGGGGGGCTCTCACCTGGGGGCCCAGCAGTTCCAGGGTCGCCGTATCAGATTCTGAGCCCTTTGCCCGAGGTTGCAGGACACCACTGTCCCTATTCCGGGTCTGCGTCCCCTCCATGGAGCCAGggttctggggggtggggtggggtgaggagtaAAGCTACGGCCAGATGCCACCTCAACCCGCTCTCAACACCCTTCTCAACAATTTTCTGATGGCAGCCCCTGAGAGAAAACACGCCACTTTGGGGTTCAgtaggggaaaggaggaggtggaggggacacaggaagaggcaggagggaaagTCTCACCATCTCCCGCACACGAGTGCGGCGCGGGGGCTTCCAGGACTTGCAGCCAGTCAGCGAATTTATGTAGAAGCAGCGTCCGGAGTTAGGGTCCAAGTGCTGCTCCCAGGAGTCCAGCCTCTGCAGTGGGGGGCACGCAGGGCTTGGGGGAGGAGACCGGGGACAGCGGCGAAGGTCCACTAGGTTGCAGTACACGGGGTGCTCTGACATGAGGGGCTGGGGTCTTGCCTGCcaggaaagggggaagaaaaaggtaGTTATCCtgcctgtgtccttccccaaTCTTCTCTCCACCTAaccacctcctcctctctcccccactgttttctcacccccagctcctggctggGGTGACCCAGGTACTGGGGAAGAAACCCCAGTCCCCagctgggtgtttttttttttttttttttactccctccctcagtcttctttgcttttctcctccTCACTTCCTGTTGCcaacttccctcctcccccaccccgcccctacCCCAGGGCCTCAGAAAGGGGAActggctttttgtgtgtgtgtggaggggggggtGGTTGAGGGGAGCGCCCCACCCTCACATTCTCCAGAgtgaaagggaagagagggagaggggtcaGGGAACCTTACTAGGGAAGTCTGAAAGAGGAGGGGCCATTTTAATCCACCAGCAAgtaagagagaggggaggagctgAGTCTTCAAGAAGAGCAAGGGAGTTACATCTCTAAGTGGGACTTGTTGGTGACCTGAGCTGGTAAGATGGGACACAGGAAAAAACCCTGCCCTGGGCCAGGagtcaggagaaagaaagaaaaacatagctCCTTGGCTTTTTCTCAGTCCCTCTGTCATCTGCCAGGTTCCATGTATCCTCAGGATCTTTGCTACTTGCTATCCCTCAGCTAGAATTCCTTCTCATTTCCTAGTTTGGTTCCCGGctatttcttcctcctcctcattcgGATCAACTACATATCATTTCCTGGGAGATGTCTTCCCAGATTATCTCCATCACTCTCTACATTTATGCTTCTTGGTAGCACTTACCAGTACCAACAGTTACTTGTTTATGTGTTTGTCACCCCCATGGGAAtcccttgagggcagagattCTGTCTGCCTGGTCTGCCATTGTGCCTAGAACAGGGCCCAGCAGTAAATAGCCGTTTACTCTTTACTCTGCTTAGAAGGGCTGTGACTCACCGTGTTGGCCCTGGCCTCTGGCAGTAAGTCTTCCTGAGAGAAGGATCTGCCACTTGTTCCTTCCTGGAAGGGTTTCAGGACGGTAGGCCTCAGATTGGTAACACTGACGCTTCTACACATtttggggggaagaggaggaggctgCTTAGAGGCGGTCTGGGTCCTGCCTGGGGGTTCCTGGGACAGGTGCAACTCCTCCATGGAGCCATGAAAGAACTTTGGCCCTGGAAACAGAGAAACGGGAAGAGTGGGGGCAGGTGCTCAGAGGGGTGATCTTGGCTGGATCCCTCATCCTGGGGACTCACAAGGAAGACAAGAGCAGGGCAGGTTGTGGAAAAGTACATGAGACCTAGAAAGCGTAAGAGTAGGAGGAGAGGCAATGGGGACACTGTGATGGGGATGACGAGTAGGCTGATCAGAGGGAAATAAGAGAAGGGGGTCAGCAGACGCTTTGAGGGAGAAAGATCCTTCCAATAATTCCTAGAAGCCAGGGAGGGGAGGTAGGAAGGTGAAGGGAGTACTCACCAGGTGTCCAGAAGGATTGGCGGGGGGTGATGGTGGTTGGGCTCTGGGAAGGGATAGATTCCTCTGTCATGTAGGCAGCTGGGACAAAGATGGGCCGAGAAGTGGGGGGTGCTCCCAGGCGCCTTGCCAGCCACCAGTCTGAGTTGGTCTTTCGAAGCAGTAGAAACCTGTCCCCTTCAGCCAGGGACACTTGCCGGCCATCTGTCCCAGTGTAAGTGAAGGCATAGAGGGCACAGAGCTGGGATCCCCGAGAAGGGTTTTGGGGCCCCAGCCCAAGGCTCGCCCGGGTACTTGACCACCACCGGCCTGACAGCATTGTAGTCAGTACCGTCACCTGTGGGAAAAAGGGGTGTTGGAGATCCAGCAAAGGACGCGACTGGCTGCTTCCAAGCAGAGAGACATGGTTTTAAGAACAGCGTAGGGAGATAGGGAGAAACGTAAGGACAGGAATCTCAGAATGAGAGCAGAGGGTAAAGCAGAGAGCCTGGGTTGGGGGTCATCTACAGGTTTAGGGGACTGAGAACTCCCGGGTGACGTGACTGGTAAGGAAGTATATAAGTAAGGTGAGAGAGGATGTGGTCAGCAGAGCTATGAGGCCAGCAGAGGTATGAGGCCAACAGGGCAGGAAACCAGGGGAGATAGGCTAGCCTGGTGATTTTCCTCCAAGTACCTTCTGGGGCCCATCAGAAAATCCACGGGCAGGAGGAGCAGGTCCTGGGTGGTGGTAGGACTTTTGAGCTGGACACAGgaggatgaagagagagaatcaggTCAGAGACAGAACACAGGCAAAGAGACAGGAATTaatgacaaagataaaaaaaagtttgtgacCTTTATTAAATATACACAGGCACCAATGTTTCCGTTACCAATAGCCTCAGACCTAGAGCTGCGTGCTTCCTGTGCAGACtctgagagacacagagagagaaaccgGAGCCAGAGAAATAGTAAGACcaaagtagagagaaagagaaagtggctGGGAGAAACACAAAGGGGTTCCAAGTTAGAAGAAGAGGTGAAAATACCACCATCCTCTCAATCCAGGATGTGTTTGGGGAGCTGAGAGGCCTTGAAACAATACTCTGTACATAGTCTGTGGGGCGGAGTCCTACATCAGTGTGCGGGTTCCTTCATCCATGCTCTTAACAGGGATTGGCTGAGCACCTCCTGTGTGAAAGGAACAGTGTTAGGCCCTGGGGAtaagagaggggaaggagataGACAcagccctcatggagcttaagGACAGATCTTAACTAATGACACaatacatttattaattacaaTCGAATCAGGACTCTGAACAAGTATTACAGGGTGCTATGACAGCATATGGGGGTGGATGGGGGACTGACGTTGGCTTTTCCTTGGTGGAAGATGGGAACTGAATTCCCCTGTCGATTTCCAGGGCTTTAAAACACACACTGACTGATGCTTCCTCCTTACCTAATCACTCTTGTTTTGCCCTTCTCTCAGCTTCCCCACTGCACAATGTGAGGCTCTGGGTCTGACTTTGGAGAGGTAGGATagggactgcccctcccccttggtGACACCCGAGAGCCAGCGCTCCTGCCCTGACACATGATCTGAGGGCGGATTCCCAGTCCTGGGATTTGGCCTCAGTGATCTTCTTCCTCAGTGGGctccactttcattcaacatgtGGAGGACCCTACCCCTCAACtattccctcccacctccacagTAGTCCCCAACTTCAtcccattcattcatcattcattcattcattcatctggtGTTTGCTAAGTGCTCACATctcctcttctgccttctctgccaACTCTCCTGCACTTTATCCTCTCCCTCTTTATAGCCTCCTTCCCTTTAGCTTTTAAACATATTCAAGTCTCAGTCATCTTTAGCCAAACCTCCCTTTACTATACTCCTCGGTTACCACCCTAtccccctcttttcctctttacAGTCAAACTTATTGAAAGAGTTGCCTACATATGGGGGTCTCCAtttcctctcccctcactccctcACCTCTGCAAGGTCCCTCCTCCCTAGGGTCACCCCTCACTTTACAGGGGTACTTTGCAGGCCTTATGTTGCTTGACATCTCAGCAGCAGCCAACACAATTGACTATTCTCTCCTTCTACAAACACTGCTGGTGTTCTTACCTTCTTAGCAGTCCCTTCTCTGTTGCATAAGGACTTTGCTTGTTCCTTAAACCACAGAGGTCTGTCAGAGATCTTGTGCCCTTTGAACTCTATACACCCTATGTAGTCTTATTTTCTCCCCAGCTTAAATGGCCTCCATATGCTGTTGAGTACAGGAGATCCAGTCCAGATCTTTCCCTGGAGCTCCAGTTTAATCCACTGTCCACTGAAAAGCACTTGGATATTTCACAATGCCCAAAGTAGCACAAACACAGTATGTTCTAAACTGAACTTGTCAGCTTCCCCTGCAAACCTGTTTCTCCTCCAGTACCACTATTCGGTTAAATttaagttcaataaatatttattgaatgcttgctACCATACGTGCCAGGCAGGAACCGTGCGCTAGGCATTGTTGATTAAGAGGACAAATATGGCCCCTGCCCTCTCATAACAAAATATAGTGTGATAATCACTATGACAGGAAAATACTATCACCTGTTGGAGCACATACAGGGTATACCCAATTGTGCATGCCAGAAACCTGgcagccaggggcgcctgggtggctcagtcgttaggcgtctaccttcgtctggggtcatggtcccagggtcctgggatcgagcaccacgtcggactccctgctccgcaggaagcctgcttctccctctcccactccccctgcttgtattccctttcTTGCTATCCCTCtcagtcaaaataaataaataaaatcttaaaaaaaaaaaaaagaaactggcagCCAACCTtaatttctgctgttttcttaCCACTCCTATTTAGCTGATTACTAAATCTTTTCAATCTACCTACTTCCTTTAATCTCTGCAACTATCATCTTCCTTAGTCTGGATGATATAGCCTCCTAACTAGTCTCCTTGCCTATGGTTCTCCTCACCTCCAGTCCATTCCTGGCACTGCAGCCAGAGTGACCTTCCTAAAGCACAAAAGTGCCTTGCCATGTACCTGACTTAACATTTCAAAGGCTTCTCATTGTCCTCAGAGTCAAGTCCAAAATTTACAGTATGGTTTACAGAGACTTTCTCCCTTGAGCCTAGCCTTTTCATGCTCCCTACCACAAACTCCATATTCTCACCACACACTAATTCCTCAGATTCCTAAAATGCACTGAGGTCTCTGGtcctttgcatatattttttttcccctctgcctgagaCACTTCCTCACCAATCTTCACTGGCTAACTCTTACTTATCATTCTGATCTCAGCTGAAAGGTCATTTGCACAAGAAGACCTCTCTTAACCACTTAGAATTGGGTCAGGGCCCTACTAGGAGCTCCCACAGCAAGTTTTACATTGCCCATTATGACTTCCATGAAACTTTAAAGATTAGTTTATTTTCTGACTTCCGAGGAAGTCTGTGAGCTCTGCCAAAGCAGAAGCCTATATCTGTTTTGTTGGTAATTGTATCTTCAATGCCTCGTATAGTGTGTGGCACAAAGtaacctctccgtgcctcagtttcctcatctataaaacaagaatGAGAGAACCAAGCTCgttgtttgtttgcattttgttaaataaccattttcttttctttttttttaaataaccattttCTTATAGCTCACAATTTTATGCGACAGAAATTCGGATAGGGCTCAGCTGGGTGATTCTTCTCTCCCAGTGGCATTGGCTATTCACTTAGTGATATTCAGCAGGCAGATGGGTTGGTCTGGAGAGCTTCACTCACATACCTGACACCTTGATGGGAATGACCGGAATGCTGGGATCAGCTGGAGCTGTCAGCCAGAGTGTCAACATGGGACCTCTCCAGCATGGCAGTCTCAAGGTAGTGAGACTTCTTACATGGCTGCTCAGAGCTACCTGTGTTCCAAGAAGCCTGGGCAGAAGCTGCAAGGCCTCACTTCAAAAGGCCCAGATCCCCCAGAGGGTTTTTTTGAGagttaattaatatatatgttaaagtacttagaacagtgcatAACTCATAAGTACTAttagttattattctttttaagtttatttaagtttatttatttaagtaatctttacacccatcatagggctggaactcatgaccccaagatcaacagtcctgtgctcatctgactgagccagccaggcgccccacgtaTTAATTATTCTTAAAGGGatgcaaaaatgaataagaagCCTTCCTTTCTCAATTACTGATATGTACCTCCTCGTAAATAAACACTTACTGCCAAACTCTCAGCCTTCTTACTTCCCTTCAATCTGACTTTGTCGCTACACATGCTCCCTCACCTTCAGTGACACTGTCTAGCAGCAAGACTGGtattaaatcaatatttaatagTCACATGCTTTTTTATTAATAGGATATCTACATTAATTTCCATTGTGTCACTAAAGTAAGTTCATCGTAACTCTCAGCTGTATAATTCCTATTCTTGTGAACCCGAATCGAGAGTCGGCCTTTGGTGGTAGTCCCTGTCATGACAATGCCACCTCAGCAAGACTAGAGAATGCCTTGGTTTCCGTCACCGCCGCCCCGCGGCGGCAGAGGAGTCAAGTGCAGTGCGCCGGACTCTACACGGAATCGCTTCCTCCAGCCCCGCCACCAAAAAAGTGCCACTCTAGCACAGCCTCTGCGGCCTCTCCATCT from Halichoerus grypus chromosome 6, mHalGry1.hap1.1, whole genome shotgun sequence harbors:
- the ARHGAP9 gene encoding rho GTPase-activating protein 9 isoform X3, which produces MLSGRWWSSTRASLGLGPQNPSRGSQLCALYAFTYTGTDGRQVSLAEGDRFLLLRKTNSDWWLARRLGAPPTSRPIFVPAAYMTEESIPSQSPTTITPRQSFWTPGPKFFHGSMEELHLSQEPPGRTQTASKQPPPLPPKMCRSVSVTNLRPTVLKPFQEGTSGRSFSQEDLLPEARANTARPQPLMSEHPVYCNLVDLRRCPRSPPPSPACPPLQRLDSWEQHLDPNSGRCFYINSLTGCKSWKPPRRTRVREMNPGSMEGTQTRNRDSGVLQPRAKGSESDTATLELLGPQGSPYLGQRTSQLHPSDQPLALEPSRPLPQVLDDPHEVEKSGLLNVTKIALGGRKLRKNWSPSWVVLAGNSLVFYREPPPAAPSSIWGPAGSRPESSVDLRGAALAHGRHLSSRRNVLHIRTVPGHEFLLQSDQESELRAWHRALRAVIERLDRENPLELRQSGSGPAELEELSGGEDDEEESEPVSKPLLRISGRRSSSRCPEGTEQNRVRSKLKRLIAKRPPLQSLQERGLLRDQVFGCQLESLCQREGDTVPSFVRLCIAAVDKRGLDVDGIYRVSGNLAVVQKLRFLVDRERAVTSDGRYVFPEQPGQAVSESEQRLSQIRELLGSMPKPNRDTLRYLLEHLCRVIAHSDKNRMTPHNLGIVFGPTLFRPEQETSDPAAHALYPGQLVQLMLTDFTSLFP